Proteins from a single region of Campylobacter concisus:
- a CDS encoding phosphatidate cytidylyltransferase, translating into MQSRIITGVLMFVAILVVFFIDNYILNFILLGAVLYFAFNESLKLYNIDHKQLVFAALAFYVLTYFTNPIFIAILAIMLVASILAHIKSENLKLVAPFVYPTTPIFMMWMLYSEYGVGYLVWLILSVVASDSGAFFVGKMFGKHPFSPSSPNKTIEGAAGGVAIGTVIGCIVGNFVTEGFFQILFSSFLVCVFAVWGDLFESYLKRLCGVKDSGSLFPGHGGMLDRIDGYLFGVVALLWSLSW; encoded by the coding sequence ATGCAATCTCGCATAATCACTGGCGTTTTGATGTTTGTTGCTATTTTGGTAGTTTTTTTTATTGATAATTATATTTTAAATTTTATCTTGCTCGGCGCTGTGCTTTATTTTGCATTTAATGAGTCGCTCAAGCTTTATAATATCGATCACAAACAGTTAGTTTTTGCCGCACTTGCTTTTTACGTGCTTACATATTTTACAAATCCAATATTCATAGCGATCCTTGCTATCATGCTAGTTGCTTCGATCCTAGCTCACATAAAAAGTGAAAATTTAAAGCTAGTCGCACCTTTTGTCTATCCAACCACGCCGATCTTTATGATGTGGATGCTTTACTCAGAGTATGGCGTAGGCTATCTCGTATGGCTTATTTTAAGCGTAGTTGCAAGCGATAGTGGTGCATTTTTTGTTGGCAAAATGTTTGGCAAACATCCATTTAGCCCAAGCTCACCAAACAAAACAATCGAAGGTGCAGCAGGCGGTGTAGCGATAGGTACTGTGATTGGCTGCATTGTTGGAAATTTTGTAACCGAAGGTTTTTTCCAAATTTTATTCTCAAGCTTTTTAGTCTGCGTGTTTGCAGTTTGGGGAGATTTGTTTGAGAGCTACTTAAAAAGACTTTGCGGCGTCAAAGATAGTGGTTCGCTCTTCCCAGGACACGGTGGCATGCTTGATAGGATAGATGGTTATTTATTTGGCGTAGTCGCCCTACTTTGGTCGCTCTCGTGGTAA
- a CDS encoding fumarate reductase cytochrome b subunit, which translates to MTGLIEGFLGKRSDDKKSRTPAAWDRWQSITGFILACFILCHMVFTSTILLGKDAFNAVVGFAEAKFLFGEATWWITNVIAAVIFAIFIAHAFLAMRKFPANYRQYLMFRGHKDRMKHLDTTLWWFQFLTGFALFFAASAHLVDIVFGGHITADKSAAAFHQLEIFYFALLVFMVVHASIGMYRLYVKWISIDGANKHEMFAKRNKAKTIVFAVYGILAIIALIADFVWISH; encoded by the coding sequence ATGACCGGGCTTATAGAAGGTTTTTTGGGAAAACGGTCGGACGACAAAAAAAGTCGCACTCCAGCCGCTTGGGATAGATGGCAAAGTATTACAGGGTTTATTTTGGCCTGTTTTATATTGTGTCATATGGTTTTTACTTCTACTATACTACTTGGCAAAGACGCATTTAACGCTGTCGTAGGGTTTGCGGAGGCTAAATTTTTATTCGGCGAGGCTACTTGGTGGATTACTAACGTCATAGCTGCGGTAATATTTGCCATTTTTATCGCTCATGCATTTTTAGCTATGAGAAAATTTCCAGCAAACTACAGACAATATCTAATGTTTAGAGGCCACAAAGACCGCATGAAGCACCTTGATACTACGCTTTGGTGGTTTCAGTTTTTAACCGGTTTTGCTCTATTTTTCGCAGCCAGCGCACATCTAGTGGATATAGTCTTTGGCGGACACATCACTGCCGACAAATCAGCGGCTGCATTTCATCAACTAGAAATTTTCTACTTCGCACTACTTGTTTTTATGGTCGTTCACGCTAGTATCGGTATGTACCGCTTGTATGTCAAATGGATAAGCATTGATGGTGCAAATAAGCACGAAATGTTTGCCAAAAGAAATAAGGCAAAAACAATTGTATTTGCCGTTTATGGCATACTTGCTATAATTGCGCTAATTGCCGATTTCGTGTGGATCAGCCATTAA
- a CDS encoding glucose-6-phosphate isomerase — MIETSFKFNFASSDVIDSYAKRINDEYESGEIGYYHLPVLGQNLLGEIEEYEKGLAHIKNVVLVGIGGSSLGVKALKSMLDGTKGIKRELLFLDNVDPCSYKSTLDGLNFDETLFIISSKSGNTIETITIFKCLLDDFKPQNLGKNFLIITDPGTNLENFAKENGIKFFNIPKNVGGRFSVLSAIGLVPLGICGYDIKALLEGALACKKQYIEQKDSLIVAKAYHYATSRNASINVIFSYCDRFFEFNDWYVQLWAESLGKKRGYKRVGLTPVGLVGSRDQHSFLQLIMDGVKDKSVTFIKIKDHASDKTIPNFSLKGLEECDFVAGLSLNELINLQCDATAMALVQEGISVDTITLERLDEFHAGWLIFYYELLTSATGIMLGINTYDQPGVEIGKRILKTMLLK; from the coding sequence ATGATAGAAACTTCATTTAAATTTAACTTTGCAAGTAGCGATGTCATCGACTCCTACGCCAAACGCATAAACGATGAGTACGAAAGCGGCGAGATAGGCTACTACCACCTGCCAGTGCTTGGGCAAAATTTACTTGGCGAGATCGAGGAGTATGAAAAAGGCCTTGCTCATATCAAAAACGTCGTGCTAGTTGGCATTGGCGGCAGTAGTCTTGGTGTAAAGGCGCTAAAATCGATGCTTGATGGCACAAAAGGGATAAAAAGAGAGCTTTTATTTTTAGATAACGTCGATCCTTGCAGCTACAAAAGCACGCTTGACGGGCTAAATTTTGACGAGACACTTTTTATAATAAGCTCAAAATCAGGCAACACGATCGAGACGATCACTATTTTTAAGTGCTTGCTTGATGACTTTAAACCTCAAAATTTAGGCAAAAATTTCCTCATCATCACAGATCCTGGCACAAATTTAGAAAATTTCGCTAAAGAAAATGGCATTAAATTTTTTAACATCCCAAAAAATGTTGGCGGAAGATTTAGCGTGCTAAGTGCGATCGGTCTTGTGCCTCTTGGTATCTGTGGCTACGATATAAAGGCACTTTTGGAGGGCGCGCTTGCTTGCAAAAAGCAATACATCGAGCAAAAAGATAGCTTAATAGTCGCTAAAGCCTACCACTACGCCACTAGCAGAAATGCCAGTATAAATGTCATTTTTAGCTATTGCGATAGATTTTTTGAATTTAACGACTGGTACGTGCAGCTTTGGGCGGAGAGTCTTGGTAAAAAAAGAGGCTATAAAAGGGTCGGCCTTACGCCAGTTGGACTTGTCGGCAGCCGCGATCAGCACAGCTTTTTGCAGCTTATCATGGACGGCGTAAAAGATAAGAGTGTGACATTTATAAAGATAAAAGATCACGCAAGCGACAAGACTATTCCAAACTTTAGTCTAAAAGGGCTTGAAGAGTGCGATTTTGTAGCAGGTCTAAGCCTAAATGAGCTTATAAATTTGCAGTGCGACGCGACTGCTATGGCGCTGGTGCAAGAGGGCATAAGTGTCGATACGATCACACTTGAGAGGCTTGATGAGTTTCACGCTGGCTGGCTCATTTTTTACTATGAGCTGCTAACCTCGGCAACTGGCATCATGCTAGGCATCAACACCTATGATCAGCCAGGCGTTGAGATAGGAAAACGTATCCTAAAAACCATGCTTTTAAAGTAA
- a CDS encoding DUF1287 domain-containing protein: MKKFLLLALFATQIFAFSASKFVNDARSQIGVTLSYDPSYERLAYPMGDVDIKKGVCTDVVVRALRHQEMDLQRLVFEDMSRNFASYPKKWGLKKADKNIDHRRVLNIATYLKRKGFEVSDDKFLPGDIVTWMLPRNLPHIGVISDKFEGQIPLVIHNIGSGVQEENILYNYKITGHFRLK; the protein is encoded by the coding sequence ATGAAGAAATTTCTGCTTTTGGCTCTTTTTGCCACACAAATTTTTGCCTTTTCGGCGAGCAAATTTGTAAATGACGCTAGGTCGCAGATCGGTGTGACGCTAAGTTACGATCCAAGCTACGAAAGACTTGCCTATCCTATGGGTGACGTGGATATCAAAAAGGGCGTTTGCACCGACGTTGTGGTAAGGGCGCTACGTCATCAAGAGATGGATCTGCAAAGACTTGTTTTTGAAGATATGAGTAGAAATTTCGCAAGCTATCCTAAAAAGTGGGGACTTAAAAAGGCTGATAAAAACATCGATCACAGGCGTGTTTTAAACATTGCTACCTATCTAAAAAGGAAAGGTTTTGAGGTGAGTGATGATAAATTTCTGCCAGGGGATATCGTCACATGGATGCTGCCAAGAAATCTGCCTCACATCGGTGTGATCTCAGATAAATTTGAAGGCCAAATACCGCTTGTCATCCACAATATCGGCTCTGGTGTGCAAGAAGAAAATATACTTTATAACTACAAGATCACGGGGCATTTTAGACTAAAGTAG
- the abc-f gene encoding ribosomal protection-like ABC-F family protein: MLEVRGLTQRFASSLLFEDVNLKLNRHNRYGLIGANGAGKSTFLKILSGAIEPTSGEIIIENGLKVGVLGQDQFAFENFTLKDAVLYGNKRLYDAVKEKEKLYMSEEFTDEINDRLSELEMISAEEDPSYEYETRIEKILSSLGLNEFDKLMSEVENSDKVKVLLAQVLFPKPDILFLDEPTNNLDIDAIAWLENELNRHEGTLVVISHDRHFLNRVCTNILDVDFKKIREFSGNYDDWYMAANLIAKQHEMERDKKLKEKEELEKFIARFSANASKAKQATSRAKQLEKLDIAEIAVSSRRDPSILFRANREIGNELIELKNISKKFDDKVIFENFNFKLEKGDKLAIIGHNGVGKSTLCKIIMGELKPDAGEVHIGATIELGYFAQDTVNKIDGELKLYEYLQDAKNKDIDEIRKCLGRMLFSGAEQEKAVGALSGGEKHRVRLAQLMLHRPNLLVMDEPNNHLDLEAIIALGEAFYNFNGSVICVSHDRELIDAFANRILHLKGNGEVVDFKGTYEEYRANLGLES; encoded by the coding sequence ATGTTAGAAGTTAGGGGACTTACTCAAAGATTTGCAAGCAGTTTGCTATTTGAGGATGTAAATTTAAAGCTAAATCGTCACAACAGATACGGACTAATCGGTGCAAATGGCGCTGGTAAATCGACATTTTTAAAAATTTTAAGCGGAGCTATCGAGCCAACTAGCGGCGAGATCATCATAGAAAATGGACTAAAAGTTGGCGTGCTTGGGCAAGATCAGTTTGCGTTTGAAAATTTCACGCTAAAAGATGCGGTGCTTTATGGCAACAAACGCCTATATGACGCTGTTAAAGAGAAAGAAAAGCTCTATATGAGCGAGGAATTTACAGATGAGATAAACGATCGCTTAAGTGAGCTTGAGATGATAAGCGCCGAGGAAGATCCAAGCTACGAGTACGAGACTAGGATAGAAAAAATTTTAAGCTCGCTTGGACTAAATGAATTTGATAAGCTAATGAGCGAGGTCGAAAACTCAGATAAAGTTAAGGTTTTGCTAGCGCAGGTACTATTTCCAAAGCCAGATATCTTGTTCTTAGACGAGCCGACAAACAATCTTGATATAGACGCGATCGCATGGCTAGAAAACGAGCTAAACCGCCATGAGGGCACGCTTGTAGTCATCAGCCATGATAGGCACTTTTTAAATAGAGTTTGTACAAACATTTTGGATGTGGATTTTAAGAAAATTCGCGAGTTTTCAGGCAACTACGACGACTGGTATATGGCTGCAAATTTGATCGCAAAGCAACATGAGATGGAGCGTGATAAGAAGCTAAAAGAGAAAGAGGAGCTGGAGAAATTTATCGCGAGATTTTCAGCAAATGCAAGCAAGGCAAAGCAGGCAACCTCTCGTGCAAAGCAGCTTGAAAAGCTAGATATCGCTGAGATCGCAGTCTCAAGCAGGCGTGATCCTAGCATTCTATTTCGTGCAAACCGCGAGATAGGAAATGAGCTAATAGAGCTAAAGAACATTAGTAAGAAATTTGATGATAAGGTGATATTTGAAAACTTTAACTTTAAGCTTGAAAAGGGCGACAAGCTAGCCATCATCGGCCACAACGGCGTTGGCAAGAGTACGCTTTGTAAGATCATAATGGGCGAACTAAAGCCTGATGCGGGCGAGGTACATATAGGCGCTACCATCGAGCTAGGATATTTTGCGCAAGATACGGTAAATAAGATAGATGGCGAGCTAAAGCTTTATGAATATTTGCAAGATGCCAAAAACAAGGACATCGACGAGATCAGAAAGTGTCTTGGTAGGATGCTCTTTAGTGGCGCTGAGCAAGAAAAGGCAGTGGGCGCGCTAAGTGGTGGCGAAAAACACCGAGTAAGGCTAGCTCAGCTCATGCTTCATAGACCAAATTTACTTGTCATGGATGAGCCAAATAACCACCTCGATCTTGAGGCTATCATCGCACTTGGTGAGGCATTTTATAACTTTAATGGCTCAGTTATCTGCGTGAGCCACGACAGGGAGCTAATAGACGCCTTTGCAAATAGAATTTTACATCTAAAAGGCAATGGCGAAGTGGTTGATTTTAAAGGCACATACGAAGAGTATAGAGCAAATTTGGGGCTTGAGAGCTAA
- a CDS encoding winged helix-turn-helix domain-containing protein, with protein sequence MLPSYKDMMLPILEFVAQKKEANRAEISKFIIEHFKLKDEDLSQKIKRGTPTYINRTDWALSYLATTAQVKSRPERVLLQKVGRSQILAKS encoded by the coding sequence ATGTTACCAAGCTATAAAGATATGATGCTACCTATTTTAGAATTTGTCGCACAAAAGAAAGAGGCAAATAGAGCTGAAATTTCTAAATTTATAATTGAGCATTTTAAGCTAAAAGACGAAGATCTTTCGCAAAAAATAAAAAGAGGAACTCCAACTTATATAAATCGTACCGACTGGGCTTTATCCTATCTGGCTACAACAGCTCAAGTAAAATCAAGGCCAGAAAGAGTGCTGCTTCAAAAAGTTGGTAGAAGCCAAATTTTGGCAAAGAGTTAG
- a CDS encoding restriction endonuclease, producing the protein MNYGAGNLANKGPDGGIDGIIDEDELGLSKIYIQAKRYKDGSNIRRPEIQQFIGAISNKNTKKGVFITTAKFTKEAEIFAKDNQNFSVVLIDGDKLAELMIKYKVGVQTSQIYEICKIDTDFFEENNF; encoded by the coding sequence ATGAATTATGGAGCTGGAAATCTTGCGAACAAAGGCCCAGACGGCGGAATAGATGGCATCATAGATGAAGATGAACTTGGGCTTTCTAAAATTTATATCCAAGCAAAAAGATACAAAGACGGCAGTAATATCCGTAGGCCAGAGATTCAGCAGTTTATCGGCGCCATCTCAAATAAAAATACTAAAAAAGGTGTCTTTATCACTACGGCAAAATTTACTAAAGAAGCTGAAATTTTCGCCAAAGATAATCAAAATTTTAGCGTGGTTTTGATAGACGGCGACAAGCTTGCAGAGCTAATGATAAAATACAAAGTCGGCGTTCAAACAAGCCAAATATATGAAATTTGCAAAATCGACACCGACTTTTTTGAGGAAAATAATTTTTAA
- a CDS encoding IMPACT family protein, which yields MQTIDRIFKAQLDIKKSNFLAFLCPISSFKSLHEHLKEEHFKAVHVVWATRELNKYGQIVENQSDDGEPKGTSGQPSLNALRGAQLINVGVLIVRYFGGIKLGTGGLVRAYSGAVNEVINEAIKDGGVMKFEIKDESKFFTPFSLMSRFEHYFSTKNLSEFEREFNDSGAIWSINLNEAEFAELFKFCKEFKATEFKFLALALSSKSLFAHQS from the coding sequence TTGCAGACGATTGATAGGATTTTTAAAGCTCAGCTTGATATAAAAAAGTCAAATTTCTTAGCATTTTTGTGCCCGATAAGCTCGTTTAAAAGCTTGCACGAACACCTAAAAGAGGAACATTTTAAGGCTGTTCACGTAGTTTGGGCGACAAGAGAGCTAAACAAATACGGCCAAATTGTCGAAAATCAAAGCGATGATGGCGAGCCAAAGGGCACTAGCGGCCAGCCGAGCCTAAATGCGCTAAGGGGCGCCCAGCTCATAAACGTTGGCGTCTTGATAGTTCGCTACTTTGGCGGGATAAAGCTTGGCACTGGAGGGTTAGTCAGAGCCTACTCAGGAGCCGTAAATGAAGTGATAAACGAGGCGATAAAAGATGGTGGCGTGATGAAATTTGAGATAAAAGATGAGTCTAAATTTTTTACGCCGTTTTCGCTCATGAGCCGCTTTGAGCACTATTTTTCTACTAAAAATTTAAGCGAGTTTGAAAGGGAATTTAATGACTCTGGAGCGATCTGGAGCATAAATTTAAACGAGGCTGAGTTTGCAGAGCTATTTAAATTTTGCAAAGAATTTAAAGCGACCGAGTTTAAATTTTTAGCCCTTGCACTTAGTAGCAAGAGCTTATTCGCTCATCAAAGCTAA
- a CDS encoding fumarate reductase iron-sulfur subunit, whose product MSRKITIKAFKYNPLSKISKPHFATYELEETDGMTLFIALNMIREKFDPDLSFDFVCRAGICGSCGMLVNGKPRLACRTLTKDFESGVIELMPLPVFKLLKDLSVDTGNWMNAMSKRVESWIHTDHETDISKLEEKVEPEVAQEVFELDRCIECGICVAACGTAIMRPDFIGAVGLNRVARFKIDALDKRTDEDFYELIGDDDGVFGCMTLLGCEDNCPKHLPLQSRIAYMRRKMAAIK is encoded by the coding sequence ATGAGTAGAAAAATAACCATAAAAGCATTTAAATATAATCCGTTAAGCAAAATTTCAAAGCCGCATTTCGCGACCTACGAGTTAGAAGAGACTGATGGTATGACGTTATTTATCGCATTAAATATGATTCGCGAGAAATTTGACCCAGATCTTAGCTTTGACTTTGTTTGTCGTGCTGGAATCTGTGGAAGTTGTGGCATGCTTGTAAATGGTAAGCCAAGATTAGCTTGTAGAACTCTTACTAAAGATTTTGAAAGCGGAGTAATTGAGCTTATGCCTTTGCCAGTATTTAAGTTACTAAAAGACTTAAGCGTAGACACCGGCAACTGGATGAACGCGATGAGTAAGCGCGTGGAGAGCTGGATACACACCGACCATGAGACCGATATATCTAAGCTTGAGGAAAAGGTTGAGCCCGAAGTTGCGCAAGAGGTATTTGAGCTTGATCGCTGCATCGAGTGCGGTATCTGCGTAGCTGCGTGCGGTACGGCTATCATGAGGCCTGATTTCATCGGTGCGGTCGGACTTAACCGCGTAGCTAGGTTTAAAATCGACGCGCTTGATAAACGAACCGATGAGGACTTTTATGAGCTTATAGGCGACGATGACGGCGTATTTGGCTGTATGACTTTACTAGGCTGTGAAGACAACTGCCCTAAACACTTACCACTTCAAAGTCGCATAGCTTATATGCGTAGAAAAATGGCTGCTATAAAGTAG
- a CDS encoding fumarate reductase flavoprotein subunit, whose translation MNVKYYDALVIGGGLAGLRAAVAAGEKGLSTVVLSLIPVKRSHSAAAQGGMQASLGNSKMSEGDNEDVHFADTVKGSDWGCDQQVARMFCQTAPKAIRELAAWGVPWTRITKGERSAIINAQKTTIVEKEEVHGLIHSRDFGGTKKWRTCFTADATGHTMLFAVANEALKHNVEIHDRKEAIALIHANNRCYGAIVRDLVNGEITAYVAKGTLIATGGYGRVYKHTTNAVVCEGIGAAIALETGVAQLGNMEAVQFHPTPIVPSGILLTEGCRGDGGILRDVDGYRFMPDYEPEKKELASRDVVSRRIMEHIRAGKGVPSPYGYHVWLDISILGREHIEKNLRDVQEICEIFNGIDPADTEVYTDENGRQRGKGWAPILPMQHYSMGGIKTKPTGESPTLAGLFSAGEAACWDMHGFNRLGGNSVSETVVAGMIVGDYFADYCGSHEIDINTADIEKFVKKEEDYLKSLVEKEGKFNVFEIKNKMKDIMWEHVAIFRTGEGLAVAVKELEELYKQSLDVKVTNKALFGNPELEEAYRVPKMLKLALCIAKGALDRTESRGAHCREDYPKRDDLNWLNRTLTSWKEGDTLPTIVYEPLDIMKMEMPPAFRGYGAKGNIIEHPDSAIRQKEVDEIREKMQAEGKSRQEIQEALMHYDLQPKYKAPNERAGIGYE comes from the coding sequence ATGAATGTAAAATATTATGATGCATTAGTTATCGGAGGCGGTCTAGCTGGTCTTAGAGCTGCTGTGGCTGCTGGAGAAAAGGGCTTAAGCACCGTCGTTTTAAGTCTCATACCTGTAAAGCGCTCGCACTCTGCGGCTGCGCAAGGCGGTATGCAAGCCTCTTTGGGAAATTCAAAAATGAGCGAAGGCGACAACGAGGACGTACACTTTGCCGACACGGTAAAAGGTAGCGACTGGGGCTGCGATCAGCAAGTAGCGCGTATGTTTTGTCAAACCGCGCCTAAGGCGATCCGCGAGCTAGCTGCTTGGGGCGTGCCTTGGACTCGTATAACAAAAGGCGAGAGAAGCGCTATCATCAACGCTCAAAAAACGACTATCGTAGAAAAAGAAGAGGTCCACGGACTCATCCACTCTCGCGACTTTGGCGGAACTAAAAAATGGAGAACATGCTTTACGGCCGACGCCACCGGTCACACTATGCTTTTTGCCGTAGCAAACGAAGCTCTAAAGCACAACGTAGAAATTCACGATAGAAAAGAAGCTATCGCGCTAATCCACGCAAACAACCGCTGTTATGGTGCGATCGTTCGCGATCTAGTTAACGGCGAGATCACGGCTTACGTCGCAAAAGGCACACTAATCGCAACCGGTGGCTATGGTAGGGTTTATAAACACACTACAAACGCCGTAGTTTGCGAGGGTATCGGCGCGGCCATCGCTCTTGAGACGGGAGTTGCGCAACTAGGAAATATGGAAGCGGTGCAGTTTCACCCAACTCCGATCGTTCCAAGCGGTATCTTGCTAACAGAAGGTTGCCGCGGCGACGGCGGAATTTTACGCGACGTGGACGGATATCGCTTTATGCCCGACTACGAGCCTGAGAAAAAAGAGCTAGCTAGCCGCGACGTCGTAAGCCGCCGCATCATGGAGCATATCCGCGCAGGCAAGGGCGTACCTAGCCCATACGGATATCACGTTTGGCTTGATATCTCGATCCTAGGACGTGAGCATATCGAGAAAAACTTACGCGACGTTCAAGAAATTTGCGAAATCTTTAACGGCATCGATCCTGCCGACACCGAAGTATATACCGACGAAAACGGTCGCCAACGCGGTAAAGGCTGGGCGCCGATCCTTCCTATGCAGCACTACTCTATGGGCGGCATCAAGACAAAGCCTACAGGCGAGAGTCCGACGCTAGCGGGTCTATTTAGCGCGGGCGAGGCTGCGTGCTGGGATATGCACGGATTTAACCGCCTAGGCGGCAACTCCGTTTCAGAAACAGTCGTAGCCGGCATGATCGTTGGGGACTATTTTGCCGACTACTGCGGCAGCCATGAGATAGATATAAATACCGCAGATATCGAAAAATTCGTTAAAAAAGAGGAAGACTATCTAAAAAGCCTAGTAGAAAAAGAGGGCAAATTTAACGTATTTGAGATCAAAAATAAGATGAAAGATATCATGTGGGAGCATGTGGCGATCTTTAGAACCGGCGAAGGTCTAGCCGTAGCGGTAAAAGAGCTTGAAGAGCTTTATAAGCAATCTTTAGATGTCAAAGTCACAAACAAGGCGCTATTTGGCAACCCTGAGCTTGAGGAGGCTTACCGCGTACCAAAGATGCTAAAGCTTGCCCTTTGTATCGCAAAAGGCGCGCTTGATCGCACAGAAAGCCGCGGAGCGCACTGCCGCGAAGACTATCCGAAACGCGACGACCTAAACTGGCTAAACAGAACTCTAACTAGCTGGAAAGAGGGCGATACGCTACCGACTATCGTGTATGAGCCGCTTGATATTATGAAAATGGAGATGCCACCAGCATTTAGAGGCTATGGTGCGAAAGGTAATATTATTGAGCATCCAGATAGCGCCATCCGCCAAAAAGAGGTTGATGAAATTCGTGAGAAAATGCAAGCTGAAGGTAAAAGCAGACAAGAAATTCAAGAGGCTTTAATGCACTATGATCTTCAACCAAAATATAAAGCACCAAACGAAAGAGCAGGAATAGGATATGAGTAG
- the lgt gene encoding prolipoprotein diacylglyceryl transferase, with amino-acid sequence MEIWNDIYNHFNPVAFSLFGFSVHWYGLMYILALVLALAMAKYLVKKDKIPISNQLLDNYFFWVEIGVILGARLGWVLVYSGEVSYYLTQPWQIFNPFHNGEFIGIRGMSYHGAVVGFLLATYLFCKRYKQNLWQLLDLCAVCIPFGYTFGRIGNFLNQELFGRVTDVSWAINVFGQLRHPSQLYEAFLEGLVIFIILFLYRKFKKFNGELIALYAILYTFARFICEFFREPDSGLGFIIFSLSMGQILSLIMCGFGIFIYAMLYKKFSKL; translated from the coding sequence ATGGAAATTTGGAACGACATTTATAACCACTTTAACCCAGTTGCCTTTAGTCTTTTTGGCTTTAGTGTGCACTGGTACGGGCTTATGTATATTTTAGCCCTTGTTTTGGCACTTGCCATGGCAAAATATCTCGTTAAAAAAGATAAAATCCCAATCTCAAATCAGCTTTTGGATAACTACTTTTTCTGGGTTGAAATAGGCGTTATTTTAGGCGCTAGGCTCGGCTGGGTTTTAGTCTATTCAGGCGAAGTAAGCTACTACTTGACACAACCTTGGCAAATTTTTAATCCATTTCATAACGGCGAATTTATAGGAATTCGTGGCATGAGTTACCACGGAGCAGTAGTTGGCTTTTTGCTTGCAACATATCTATTTTGTAAAAGGTACAAACAAAATTTATGGCAGCTACTTGATCTTTGTGCCGTTTGCATACCTTTTGGCTATACATTTGGCAGGATAGGAAATTTCTTAAATCAAGAGCTTTTTGGACGAGTTACAGATGTGTCTTGGGCGATAAATGTTTTTGGTCAGCTAAGGCATCCTAGCCAGCTTTACGAGGCATTCTTAGAAGGTTTAGTTATTTTTATTATTTTATTTTTATATAGAAAATTTAAGAAATTTAATGGCGAGCTGATAGCGCTTTATGCTATTTTATACACTTTTGCAAGATTTATTTGCGAGTTTTTTAGAGAGCCTGACTCAGGGCTTGGATTTATTATTTTTAGTCTTTCAATGGGTCAAATTTTATCACTTATCATGTGTGGTTTTGGAATTTTTATTTATGCCATGCTTTATAAAAAATTTTCAAAGCTCTAA
- the galU gene encoding UTP--glucose-1-phosphate uridylyltransferase GalU, whose amino-acid sequence MIQTCLFPAAGYGTRFLPATKSLPKEMLPILTKPLIHYGVDEALEAGMDNMAFVTGRGKRALEDYFDISYELEKEIAGSSKESLLSEVRNLMSSCTFSFTRQNAMKGLGHAIYTGKTLVRDEAFGVILADDLCINENGEGVLSQMVKIYEKYRCSVVAVMEVPKEQTKSYGVVSGRFIEDDLIMVDDMVEKPDPAEAPTNLAIIGRYILTPDIFNILERTKPGKNGEIQITDALKMQAKDGMVLAYKFKGKRFDCGSIDGFVEATNFFYERSK is encoded by the coding sequence ATGATACAAACTTGCCTATTTCCAGCGGCTGGATACGGAACGAGGTTTTTGCCAGCTACAAAATCGCTCCCAAAAGAGATGTTGCCGATACTTACAAAACCGCTCATTCACTACGGCGTTGATGAGGCGCTTGAGGCCGGCATGGATAATATGGCATTTGTCACAGGACGCGGAAAAAGGGCGCTTGAGGACTATTTTGACATCAGCTATGAGCTAGAAAAAGAGATCGCTGGCAGCTCTAAAGAGTCACTGCTAAGCGAAGTTAGAAATTTAATGAGCTCATGCACATTTTCATTTACTAGGCAAAATGCCATGAAAGGGCTTGGACATGCCATTTATACGGGCAAAACGCTAGTTCGAGACGAGGCTTTTGGGGTCATTTTGGCAGATGATCTATGCATAAATGAAAACGGCGAGGGTGTGCTTTCACAGATGGTTAAAATTTATGAAAAGTATCGCTGCAGTGTAGTTGCTGTGATGGAAGTGCCAAAAGAGCAGACCAAGTCTTACGGCGTTGTAAGTGGTAGATTTATAGAAGATGATCTAATAATGGTTGATGATATGGTTGAAAAGCCTGATCCTGCCGAGGCTCCGACAAATTTAGCGATAATTGGTCGCTACATCCTAACGCCAGATATTTTTAACATTTTAGAGCGAACAAAACCAGGTAAAAACGGTGAAATTCAGATCACAGACGCGCTAAAAATGCAGGCAAAAGATGGCATGGTGCTAGCTTATAAATTTAAAGGCAAAAGGTTTGATTGCGGTAGCATTGATGGCTTTGTCGAGGCTACAAATTTCTTTTACGAGCGCAGTAAATGA